The genomic stretch CCCAAACGCGTTCCCAAGCACCACGTTCGCGGTCTTCCGCCCAACTCCCGGGAGCGTGACGAGGGCTTCCACGGAACCGGGGACCACGCCGTCGTACTCATCCACCAGGCGGTTGGCCAGGGCCAGCAGGTTGGCGGCCTTGGCCCGGAAAAACCCCGTGGTCCGGATCAGCTCCTCCACCTCCATGATGGGGGCCTGTGCCATGGCGAGCGGCGTGGGGAAGCGGGCAAACAGGGCTGGGGTGATGGCGTTGACCCGGACGTCGGTGGTCTGGGCGGACAGGACGGTGGCCACGAGCAGTTCGAAGGGGTTGCGGAAATCCAGCTCCGCATGAGCGTAGGGATACAGCTCCGCCAGCTCGCGGTTGATTTTCCGGGCCCGGCGCTTGAGCCCCAGCGCGGTTTCCTGATCCCACTTGCCCATGTTTACTGGCTGTCCGAGGCGCGCTCAATCCCCACAAGGTCCAGCAGCACTCCGGTCTTTCCGTGGCTGTCCTGGACCAGGAAGCTGTTTCCGCGGTCCTCGAGGGCCAGGATCCACGCGCCGGGCGCCAGCTTGAACACAAACTGCCGGGTGGTCTCGTCAATCACGTTTTGCGGCCGGTCCACGGCAAACCAGAACGGCTCCGCGCTGACGGCAGGCGCGGCGGCGGGATCCACCGTCGCTGCAATGCTGGCCTTGGCAGGCGCCTCCTCGGCGGGCTGTTCCGGCAGCTGCGGGTTGAACGACGTGGGCAGGTCCTCGACGGGGTCGACCGCCTGCGGCAGTGCGGTGGTCCCGGCCTCGGCA from Arthrobacter stackebrandtii encodes the following:
- the nth gene encoding endonuclease III; translation: MGKWDQETALGLKRRARKINRELAELYPYAHAELDFRNPFELLVATVLSAQTTDVRVNAITPALFARFPTPLAMAQAPIMEVEELIRTTGFFRAKAANLLALANRLVDEYDGVVPGSVEALVTLPGVGRKTANVVLGNAFGVPGITVDTHFIRLARRFGWTDSMDPVRIESDVAALFERRDWTMVSHRVVFHGRRICHAKKPACGVCPIAHLCPAYGDGEVDPVKAAKLLKYELAPGQEELLAKMLADSAQAAQYRQESQAEDRREAAETGRTLRTGTGK